One window from the genome of Crassostrea angulata isolate pt1a10 chromosome 2, ASM2561291v2, whole genome shotgun sequence encodes:
- the LOC128174428 gene encoding aurora/IPL1-related protein kinase 2-like, whose amino-acid sequence MRKNFHPTEAIFTNAANHPNIVKLYGLLFDTRIAELIMDFAGQSLQSLITTKSLDKDIILSLILDICSGLVFLESKNMVHLDIKPSNLFVHVDDRKEYRLKIGDFGSARMPEEKKEKIAWTTLYGAPELAQLNLKQIGHHKKEEKPIQNSVEELKLSLQPKTDMFSFGLVLGFMYSKEKHHLLSILVPKEKSYSHELKIKEYVRTIFKVLKIANKFNIC is encoded by the exons ATGAGAAAGAATTTCCACCCAACAGAGGCCATTTTCACCAATGCAGCTAATCACCctaatattgtaaaattgtatGGACTGTTATTTGACACCAGGATTGCGGAATTAATAATGGACTTTGCAG GGCAATCGCTGCAAAGCCTGATAACCACAAAGTCTTTAGACAAAGACATCATCTTATCCCTGATTTTGGACATCTGTAGCGGTCTGGTTTTCCTGGAatctaaaaacatggttcaccTCGACATTAAGC CGAGTAACCTCTTTGTACACGTGGACGACAGAAAAGAATACAGATTAAAGATAGGGGACTTTGGCTCTGCTCGAATGCCAGAAgagaagaaagaaaagatagcCTGGACAACTCTGTACGGTGCCCCAGAATTGGCTCAATTAAATCTAAAGCAGATTGGCCATCATAAAAAGGAAGAGAAACCAATTCAAAACTCGGTGGAGGAACTAAAACTGAGCCTGCAGCCAAAAACTGACATGTTCTCTTTTGGTCTAGTGCTTGGTTTTATGTATAGTAAAGAGAAGCATCATCTGCTTTCTATACTtgttccaaaggaaaaatcttATTCCCATgaacttaaaataaaagaatatgtaAGAaccatttttaaagttttgaagaTTGCGAACAAATTCAACATTTgctga